A genomic segment from Coregonus clupeaformis isolate EN_2021a unplaced genomic scaffold, ASM2061545v1 scaf0870, whole genome shotgun sequence encodes:
- the jam2a gene encoding junctional adhesion molecule 2A has translation MERASLFLPLVILLMQCLPIVPVTVSTTTPKVEVRENSDAVLSCDFRTEKEQNPRIEWKKKGTDVSFVYYEGHFRGDFAGRARIKGATVTLQRVTQKDAGEYRCEISAPHDTITLGETNITLKVLVPPHTPSCEIPSSALTGSVVQLRCRDQQSIPPATYSWYKDDKPLTPSRMANATYHLNPVTGILEFKMVARGDAGQYSCLASNEVGPPKMCEAKHMKIEDVNMAGVVAAVVVICLVIAICGFGGYYAHRNGYFSRHRGRSFWIPQCHGVAHISSQNLHRTEDKTNANYSPPPQDPVDFKHTQSFML, from the exons ATGGAGAGAGCGTCACTGTTTTTGCCCCTTGTCATTCTACTGATGCAAT gcCTTCCCATTGTCCCTGTTACCGTGTCAACAACCACACCCAAGGTGGAGGTCCGTGAGAACTCTGATGCGGTTCTGAGCTGTGATTTTCGGACAGAGAAGGAACAGAATCCTCGAATCGAGTGGAAGAAGAAAGGAACAGATGTATCATTTGTTTACTATGAGGGACACTTCAGAG GTGACTTTGCGGGGCGTGCAAGGATCAAGGGGGCGACGGTGACCCTACAGAGGGTGACCCAGAAAGACGCGGGCGAGTACCGCTGTGAGATCAGTGCCCCTCACGACACCATcaccctgggggagactaacaTCACCCTCAAAGTCTTGG TGCCCCCCCACACCCCATCCTGTGAGATCCCCAGCTCAGCCCTGACGGGTTCTGTGGTGCAGCTGCGCTGTAGGGACCAGCAGAGCATCCCCCCAGCCACCTACTCCTGGTACAAAGATGACAAGCCGCTGACCCCCTCCCGTATGGCCAACGCCACCTACCACCTTAACCCAGTTACGGGCATACTG GAGTTTAAGATGGTGGCGAGAGGCGACGCGGGACAGTACAGCTGTCTGGCATCAAACGAAGTGGGGCCGCCCAAGATGTGTGAGGCTAAACACATGAAGATAG AGGATGTAAACATGGCAGGGGTCGTTGCTGCGGTCGTGGTCATCTGTCTGGTCATCGCCATTTGTGGCTTCGGGGGGTACTATGCACACCGTAATGGCTACTTCAGCA GACACAGAGGAAG GTCCTTTTGGATCCCTCAGTGTCACGGTGTGGCCCACATCAGCAGCCAAAACCTCCACAGAACAGAAGACAA GACGAATGCCAACTACAGCCCTCCGCCCCAAGAT CCTGTGGACTTCAAACACACCCAGTCCTTCATGCTGTGA